tatatatatatatatatatatatatatatatatatatatatatatatatatatattctccagtTAACTTAAGAGAACATCAGGATTAAAAATACATGTGAAATCTAAAACTTTATAAACCAGAGGAACATGACAGTGGTACCAAAGTTAGAGAGTGATTCTAATCTCGAAAGCCttcctttaaataaaatttaaaaaaacagcgtAGGGCTAGGCTACCCCCTATTCCAGGAGTGTGTCTAACTTACTGTAGTTTAAGCAAGTATATTAAACCTTGTACTATACAGACTGTTGCACTTGCACCAGTCTTACAGTTATCATCATTTACTTTGCACCACTTCTTTGAAAAAGGCAAATGGAATAGTGTTACAAATGGAGTAAGAAACATCTTAAGGGACCCTTTTTAGGTCTCAAGTAAATATTCTTAATTGTTTCTTACGAGCTttgtaacaaacattttaatttactttccctTTGGAGTAACAACTTTGTGTCTTATTTTCATGACAACTGTTTTTCGCATCCAGCTTCATACATTCCAGTGCTGTGCTTTCATTGTATAAATGTCTTTAAGGAAAATAATTGTCTAATGGCCTCAGGTTGGAAACCTTTCATTTTGTTCCCAGTGAGGGCCCCTTATTGTTTATGCCCAGTTCAATGGAATGGCAGAATTTGTTTAGAATCAGTTTCCCTTAAAATAGggtattttcttctttttgttcttAAAAACAGCTGCATAAATAAGCATACACAAACTGTGAGCATATTAGTTTTGAGTGATGTTTGTCAGTTTCTATGCTGTTGCAGTCAGAGTGGTCAAGTACATGGAGACAAGACACTACTGAGCAAACCCTAGGGTTATATTTCAGTTGTGGCGCTGCTATCCTGGCACAGCTTTTAAATGCACAGAGTAACAAAAACTATGATAACTGTGTACACGTATTTATTGCTAACCCAGCATTATGACAAAAAAGTACATCAGGAATCTTTTATCCCAGTATTTTTGGTACTTTATAAAATAAGCTATACAAAAAGGAAAGCTTTGCACATCACAGCATGTAGTGCTGTGAGCCACTTAGGGAAGCAGACAGGGGTGTTGCTTGTAAGGACTTAATATTGTAAAACTGGAAGGAGAATCAATGAAGCAGAAATATTCTACAGGAAACCCATTAGCAACAAGAGCTTCAgtggactgtgttttaaaatgcccTCCTAAACACAGGCCGTGGTCTTgtcaaatcaaaaacaaaaagggaattCTTCATTTAGATTTGCAATAGATTATTTTCCTATTACAATTATATCTTATAATCTCTGAATTATGCCATTCTGTATTGAAATTTGAGATTAAGTTTAGGACCTTGGATTTTAATCTTAACTTTATATGTGAtcaattaagaagaaaaaaagcacacaatCAAAATTCAGCCTTACTACAATCCAAAAAAGCTTTCATTATTGTCATTGCTCCAagatttgttgttgtgtttaaaCCAAGAGATCcttttggtttaaaaacaaataaaattaagttaataaaataaataaaatcctcaACCAGTTGCAgtattgtaatgtttgttttatcgAATTTTGTGTTTCTTGtctgtaaatataataaaatacaaatggccAGCAGATATATTCTTGGTAGTGTTTATTTGATTCTGTATTACACAATAAGTAATTCAACCTTAATTGAACATACCAGTATTTCTTTTTGTGCACACTGACGTTTCCCAGAACCATCTGCGGCCAGGACAGGATAGCAACGTGTTTGAATTGTGCTGGAGAGATATGGGACCATTCTGAGGTAAACTGGGGTGAAAATGTAGTCTCTTCTCCTGGCCTTTCTTTGCATTTTAATGGCAAAAAagtatatttacagttttttttttttttttttttttttttaaaaacagaattaaaactagcattggaaaagcatttaaaatatgcaaGTCAATTTTCTAAGGGATGGaatagaagatatatatatattctcaaaagagccagctgcccaacgttttgatatgttgtacacatctttctcaagggagcctaaTAGAGGCATACCGGACAAAGAACACACTTCATGTGTATAACCCATGTTACACTGGTTTGCAAGCAAGACAAATCAGGGCAAGCAGACTATAGTCTCCAACTTCACAGGACTAACTTAATCCACGTAATGTGGATCTTTTTTGTGATCAGAAGGGTCTGGTTTAGTACGCTGAAATCAGCAGAAAACTTGACCTAGTTTAACTGATGGTCCCAAAGAGTTAATCAATTTTTGGCACCCTGCAATTGGGATCATAAGTGGTACTAACGTTAGTCCACGAAGTTGATCAAACTCACTTTATTCCCCCTGTTGGGTGCATGAAGCAGACTAAACTTGGTTAATTGTCCCGTGGTGTCTAGTGTGATCTCACAGTACTTTGGTGGAGGGTCTGTAGACATGCCTACAAATGACCTATGAACTGTATTTCTCATGTatacctatctatctatttacATAAAAGGATATGtgcacagaaacacaaaaaataaattaagacgcaaatctgttattttaccagaaaggtatttattaatttaaatacaagaCTGTCCAATGGTGGTGGGGGTATCTTCTGAGCCACAGTGGGCATCTACAGAAAAGGAAGAAAGATACTATTTATTGTTGATTTCATTTCAAATTTCTTAAACTAGCTACATGCTACAGAACCACTTATGTTCATAGAAACCAGGTTAATAGTTTGCTGACTAGTGATGCTGCATAAACAGATTACATAAACACTGCATAATTAAAGCATGACATTAAACATATACTAGCCACATACCCAGACCTGGGAACTGCACTCTTGAAGTAATAAACAATGGATGCGGTACTAATGCAAGTTTTAAGTCCAGTTACAGTGAGTAATCTGAAGGATACTTACAATAAGCAATGTTTTTCATTCCTCATCATCAGCTGGGATTCCTAACTCTTCATCAGTCCACTTTGAGGCATCAGGCCATGGAAAGTGCCccttaaaataacaacaaaaaaggatgaggattaaaaactgcacatttctttttttacacccATACAGGTTCAAATGATTTTGTATGCATCACAAGTACTGTATGTTCTTAACCCTCCTActgtgttcagaatttaggtacatctgttatgttttgggtcatactgACCctatgcaatttcaaactaatttaaacagccttaaattgattaaatgtttttatttgcaaaggttttactcttagtccaggagctgtgataaaacttctttgactgccaacctggaagcacctcattttggaatgtctttaccagtaaGATGCAATACTGACAAGCGAAAATTAtactctgccttgtagatatatattttgtttttttgattataaatatctccagataggtgcagccattttcagaaataataatacaaatataatagtaataaaataacaaagaagtttattttattcttgcacacaaatctacatgacaaggttctgttttctgtgtataagttcatgaccccaacttaggaaaagtcataaaatatacagaaaatgaaaagaaaaatagcatttaagctaattggaaaccaGAGTCAGGTCAAacagacccgaaacctaataggagggttaaaacgAATGGGTTGTAAAACTAATCATAAGGATAATCCTTTGAGTAGAGCccaagttttcagttttaactaaCAAAAACCGataaaactgtgagtgtttactgatgtcATTGCATCTGTgtaggagtcttcaaagtaacagcaAGTTAAGAGCGTTGTGCTAGAGTTACAAATACTGCATCGTCCGAGCTACAACTACAATACCTTCTGATGTTTGGCAATTACTTTCAAAAGTAAGaaggtgttggaaaacatggatcgagaattgattaggggtttgctacgcatgtggactagcagagctatactggtgttcttttctgaaaagagactaatattgcagatagcagactgtttggttcaaattgcatgtactgctaaccattgatagagacgatgcgtctacaaactgcccaacaatgactgcaagctaatgagataacaatgctgtggactagaagggaacaggttctgaggacttcagagagatcgaaagagataatgccactggcatcaaagggggtcgcaaggagataacaaaaggcagatgtatggaccttttgtctccaggagtgtgaagaatgcactgagttcagaggttgtcacactagactacacacacagacacattaacactcacacaataaattaaattaccttgaccattggttaagtgtcagagaaaggggaggtggaccatctatacagaagggtatttaatgtcatgcaaacattgtaatgttgagtattgtttgtcctgtacctgggaccagactccctgcatatttcaataaacctggcaactgattgaagaaaaggactctgtgcattttcttgaatctacttactcaccatctattttttgtaagttacttcagaaGGCaagaaaagtaaaaagtaaagtaaTTGGGATACTCCAGTAACACAACTAATCtgcgtgaccatttaatgagatggtgctctgcaaaacttcaaaaaaaaaaatctacatttattcatttgaactaccccagagtaaaaaaaaaaaaacaccaagatcATTCCAAAAGTTGCATCTTTGGACAGAAGTATCAACCATCCCGGCAACATCAGTCCCTAGtgagcaggtattcagtaatgctgggcagaCTGTAAGCAAGTGCCAGGCAAAGCTTAAATTCAAAAAAATTGTGGACATTATCACGTcccttaacacaattaaaatatagttAGAAATCTGGTGAATTAACTGACTCAAGGCAAAAGGTACCAATATTATGAATTAACACCACTGCCTTTCATAGAGTTGGGAGTCATAACACAATCTGGGGATTGAAAAGCCAACCACACCAGAGAGAAAGAACctgaactgctgtgcaattcCTATAGGAACCCAACAGTTTTTTGGAAAGCACTTTAATTGGTACCCACAAACACTGCATCAGAGTCGTGCCAGAAATGCCAGAGAATCCAGAACCACATTACGCTGCTGAGGAGCTCTGCCTGGAAGTTCTGGTTCTTGGTCAGTTGTGGGAACTGCCGATACTGGGCCTCAATGTGGGCACCACCACcagcactgaaacacaaacaGGGGGAAAACAACAAATGAGTAGCTGTAGATCCTGCAATGCTATGCTGTTAATGGCCAAGCAACTCAGGGGTTCATATTGTAATGTGTTGGTGTTCAGAGATAAAGGGACATTTGAAGACTGCCACACACGAGATAGCTTTGAATTAAAATTTGAAGTGTCACGGTGCGGTTTCCATTTACCAAAAGTAGTTAAGCAGTATGGGCTCAACCATAACTTCAAAAGTTGAACTAGGTATTGTAACTTCGACGACTTTACCACTTGCAGGTTTTACCTGAACAGTAAGGATGCAAATTCCTTCCAGCCCCGATGTTAGCTTGTCGCCACAAAATGATTTTGCACCACTATAGAGCTGTACTGCTGTACGTTATTCTCTAAACTGACAGCACATGTAACTGTAGTAAATGCAGGGAGACTTTAAGAAGATTGATCTACCGCATTTTTAAACTGGAAACCCGATCATTTTTAACTCAAACATTTTACAAGCCCAATGTTACTTGGAGCAGTATAACATAACAGCCGTGTTAGTTAACTGCATCAGGTTGCTTTTGGTACAGTTCGAGCGACCTTGACATATTTGCGacgtgttttctttttataaccggttgatttatattgtgtttacTTATTAGCATAAacgtatacaaaaagcaaaacgtCATAAAACAACTTAAGCACTAAACTGTATGACACATGATATATAGTGTTACAGACAATGCGTGACCGGGCAGCTAGCTACACAGCCGCACTCACACTTACTTTCTGACTCCGACCCTCTGCGGTCCCCGTCTAAGCAGCTGTGCTCCAGCTCTAATGACTGCCCCAGCCCTCACTATGGAGGACATGatcccttttatatatatttgttaccgCTTTCAATACCAGCAGCTCAGATGCGAAATGTAATGTCACCTTCTGCCGTCCGACATGTATTCTGGGATACCACAGTGCTAACCAGCAACACGCGTTCCTATTGGGTAGTGCCTGTCAGGGCGACACCAACACAAATTGAAGGGAGTTTGCAAGTGTGGATTAACTTTGACGTTGCGTTTAAAACCAAATAcgcaattaaatataaaaatgtgtaatttatgtttatatttatatctgtttttttttttctttaaagataaGTAAGCAGAGAGTAAGTAGATAAAATCTACCGGGGATAAAATATTATCTTCGCCGCTTACATTCTGGTaccatattttgtttatatatatatatatatatataaaatttatttacggaacaatttttt
This window of the Polyodon spathula isolate WHYD16114869_AA chromosome 7, ASM1765450v1, whole genome shotgun sequence genome carries:
- the ndufb2 gene encoding NADH dehydrogenase [ubiquinone] 1 beta subcomplex subunit 2, mitochondrial — protein: MSSIVRAGAVIRAGAQLLRRGPQRVGVRNAGGGAHIEAQYRQFPQLTKNQNFQAELLSSVMWFWILWHFWHDSDAVFGHFPWPDASKWTDEELGIPADDEE